GCAGCAGTTATTGCCGGAACAGGCTTTTTTAATCAATATTTCGCTTTCGCTTTGATCACAGTACCAGCTGTATCAATGGCTGTTTCAGCGTGTGTGACCCAATCCTGGAACTTATGGGCTATTGAATACACACACTTAAACCCCAAAAAATTTCTGTTAACAGGTGTTCCTTGGGGCTGGACCATTTGTGCCGCCAACTTATTGCTGGCCGTGATTATGTTTAATTAAATGAATAGATTAGGAGATGCAAGATATGGAACAAGCTAATCATTTTGACACACAATACTTTCGCTTAGATGGTAAAAATGCCATTGTCACAGGCGGGGCATCCGGGCTGGGACAATACTATACACGGGCCCTGATGCAATCGGGTGCTAATGTACTGGTTGTCAGCCGTAGCGAAACTGGTTGGCAGGAAACGGCCGAATCAGTCAAAGGCAGTGGACAAAAAATAAAATTTTTAAAACAAGATATCACCGATGCCGATGCACCAGCCACCATTGTTAACTACGCCGAAAAGATATTCGGCAAGATCGATATTCTTGTTAACAACGCCGGTATGCAACGGCGCAATAAATGGCAGGATTTTAATGATCAAGACTGGCGGGCTGTGATTGATTTAAATCTCAATGCTGTGTATTTTTTGTCCCACGCCGTTGCTAAAGTCATGGCTGAACAGCATGCTGGCAAAATTATCAATATTGCTTCGATGCAATCATACCGAGCGGGCAAATTTATTTTCCCTTATACAGCTAGTAAACATGGCATCATCGGTCTAACCAAGGCCTACGCAGATGCCTTGGCAGCCAGTAATATCCAAGTCAATGCTTTGGCACCAGGATATATTAACACGCCCATGACACAGGCCTTACGTGACGATAAAGGGAGAAATGAAGAAATTTTGTCCCACATTCCAGCGGCACATTGGGCCGATCCATCAGAATTGATGGGCGCAATTGTTTTTCTCGCCAGCACAGCTTCGAATTATATTACCGGTGTCACGCTGCCAGTAGATGGCGGATATCTACTGAGATAAAAAACCAAAAAAGGAGAAAGAACCATGAAAGTAGTTGTACCTAAAAATTTATCACAAGCAGGGAAAGATTATTTGTTAACACATCATTTCGATCTGATTACAGTACCAGACGATCGACAGGAAACCATTTTAAAATACGGTCAAGACGCAAATGGCATTATTCTAATGACCGACCCTTTTGATAATGAGACGTTAAAACAATTTCCTAATTTGAAAATTATTGCTCGCCATGGTGTGGGATTCGATAATGTTGATCCAACATTTGCAGCCAAACAAGGTGTTGTTGTCACAATCACACCGACAGCAAATGCAGCAACCGTGGCCGAAACGACTTTAGCTGAAATTTTTGATCTATCGAAAAACTTAACACGCGTTTCACATGAAATGCGCCTGGGAAACTTCGCCTACAAGACCACTCATATGGGTTTTGATTTAAATGGTAAGACACTTGGCGTCATGGGGTATGGCCGAATCGGCCGAATCGTTGCCCAAAAAGCTGAAGCCCTAGGGATGAAGGTCTTAATTTTTGATCCGTTTATTAAGGACAGCCAAGTCGGAAAGCTAGTTGACCGAGACAGCTTAATCAGTCAAGCTGATATTATTACACTTCATTTGGTTGTCAATGAACAAACTACGCATTCGTTTGGAAAGCGCGAATTCAGTCTCATGAAAAAGACGGCTTCCTTGGTTAATTTGGGTCGCGGGGCTCTAATTGATGAAACAGCGCTTATAAAGGCCTTAGCCGAGCATCAAATCCGTGCCGCAGCCTTAGATGTGTTTGATGCAGAACCGTTGCCGTTAAGCAGTGCGTTTTATCAACTCGATAACGTACTGTTAACACCGCATATTGCTTCTAATACGAAAGAATGCATGGAAAGAATGGCTGTTGATTCAGCAAGTGAAGTTGTACGTGTTCTGTCTGGTAAAAAAGCCAAATGGGCCGTGAATCAAGTGGAATGAGAATATATAGTTAACTAAAAAACTACCATTTACTATGGTAGTTTTTTAACAAAAATATGTGAATTATAGATTTAACCAAGATTATCTGGCACACTAATAGATTTTTTTACCTAATTCATCAATTAATTGGAAGAAACGGTCGTGATCTACCTTGGTAACAAGGGTGATCGGCCGACCATCGGCTGTTTCAAAAGTCCGGCCGTCTGACGGGCTGCTGACTGAAACATCACTCAAAACTTCTTTAGTTTCGGCCACGTCATGATAACCGCTGTATAGGGTCGTCAGCACATCCCACATGAAATAAGTCGAATTTGTCTCAAAGTGGTCTAGGGGTGGTACTAACGCATAACCCTGACCGATCAAATCCAAAATCGGATACTTGCGCTGTGATGCCCAGTGACGACGAATATCACGCGTCAATGGGACCTGGCGCGTACTTTCCAGCCCAACCATATGAATCTTGATGGACGAATCCCAGACATCTTTAACGGCCTGCGGATCCCAGTAAGCGTTCCATTCGATTGTGCCATCTTGCTCAGGTTCGGCTACGTTGCCCTTGTTGTCTAAAGTACCGCCCATCCAATAAAGCTCGTCAATTTTATCCGTAATCGTCGGATCAATTTTTAAAGCACGAGCCAGATCACTCAAAGGCCCAGTCATGACCAAAGTGGTTTTGCCTGTCTGAGCCTGCAGTTTGTCAATTAAATCCAGATGCGCCGCTTTATCAGCGACAGCTGTCTGAATATGGCCGCTTTCGTTTAACAGTGGAAAGGCATCAAAAGAAAATGCATCCATGCGCCATTCTTTAGGAAAAGGATGAACAGCACGCGAGTCAGATGCTGCCGGCTGAATTTGCAGACCATGGCCAAAACGGTCAATCAGCTTTCTCGTTGCCGACAAGGCCGGTTCCAAATAAGAATCAGCACCCATGACGCCCACGCCGGTCAGGTTAATATCCTCCATTTGCATCAGCAAAAGCAGCGAAACTAAATCATCGACACCACCATCATGACTAAAGTACACATTTTTCTTCATTAGTAATTTTCTCCTCCTAAAAAGATTAACAAATTCGTTCAGCTAAATTGTAAAGAACGTGCCAGCTGCACCGCTCGACGTGCTAACAATTGCTGAGCATCGATCACGCGGTCCGATTCATAGGCTTCGCGCTGCTGAGCCACCGATAACTCTGTACAGGCTAAAATCACACAATCACACTTTTCATCGATGAGCATGTGCTCAATCAAGGCGTGGAAACGTACCCGGTTCACTTGGTCGGCTTCTTTAACATCCTTGTAAATGACATCCATGACTTTCTGCTGCCAAACAGGGTCGGGCAAGATTGTCTGATAGCCCAATGCAGCAATATGCGGTTGGTAAATAGCTGCATCAATCGTACCGGAAGTCGCTAATAAGCCAACACGCAAATTCTTAGAAGAAAATTGTTTACAAGCGGCCGCAGCTAAACTGGGCATATCTAAAATCGGCATGTGTGCGGCTTTTTGCAACTGGGGCAGAAAATAATGTGCCGTATTGCAGGTAATCAAAATAAAATCGGGAGAAAGCTGGTTCATTTGCTGGACATCTTCGATTAAAAAAGGCAGTGGATTTTTTTTAGAACGACCCAAAATATAGGCTGTGCGGTCTGGTATGGCTGCGTGATTAAAAACAATGTAATTCAAATAATCTTGGTCTTTTTGTGCCCTAGCCAATTGATTAATGCTGTCAATAAATGCCTCAGTCGCACGCGTACCCATGCCGCCTAAAATACCGAAAAAATTTTTCATGCCATACCTCGCAAATCTATTTAACGAGAATATACACTAAAGCTCTTTGAATATTGACGAGCATGTCATAAATCTTAACAGCAAAAGGAATCTTAGCGGCTCAAAGGTCATGCAGAATATCCGCCTGTTGTTTGCTGCGCAAGCCGCCAAACAACAATATCTGAAATTAATTGATAATCGATTGGCTGGTCAAAAGGCAGCTGAATCGTACCCTTGGAAGTTTTATAATTTTTCAGCCGGTCGGCAAAAACCGCGGGAGCTCGACCGCCCGGGTATATGCCAATGTGATTTTTAAAGGCCGCAAAATGAATCAAGTTCGTCCCTTGCCAAAAAGTCGGCATGCCATAAGAAATTTTTTCGGTGGCGTCTGGTGCCGCAGCTCTAATTGTTTGACGGATTTTCTGAAGAACCGGTTGTAAAGACTCCGCCTGTGCAGCTATATAATCATCAATATTGCTAGTTGCCATATGATTATCCTCTAGGAAAATTTTTAAATACATTCGGTTCATATCATTACAGTTCTTGATACTCTTTTTGCCTATCAGATGCCGATAACAAGGGCTAAAAAGTCTCAAGACAAGCATATTGTAACCTTATTTTCACTCGCTTTGGCTTGTCCTGTATCTCCCTGGCAGGCAACTATATCAGCTTAGAGAATATGTTATTATTATCACATACTGTTGAAGCGGACTCATCCAGAAACAGTATTGCAAATATAAGCGTTTTCAATAAACGCAGCATTGTCCGCAATCTTCTCATTGGAGAGAATGACTATGAAATTAAAAGAAAAGGTGGCTATTGTCACCGGCGGTACATCAGGTATCGGAGAAGCTTCAGCGATATTGTTCGCTGCTGAGGGCGCAAAAGTGGTCGTTGCTGGCCGTAATCAGGAAAACGGCCGTGCGGTCGTTCAACATATCAAAGATCAAGGCGGCGAAGCCGTTTTTGTTCAAGCCGATATGTTAAATACCGATGACATTGATAAGCTGTTGAACACCACAATTGAGGCATACGGCAAAATCGACATTTTATTCAACAATGCAGGTATTTCAGTGGCCAAACCGCTTGAGGAAATGACCTACGAAGAGTTTGACGATGTCATGGATACTAATCTGAAAGCACCTTTTCAGATGTGCAAACAAGCGATGCCTTATTTGATGAAAACCAAAGGTACGATTCTTAATACAAGCTCCATCGCGGGCCTCTCGACAAATTCAAATAGTTATGCCTATAGTGCTTCAAAAAGTGCCTTGATTTCTCTAACCAAGGTCCTGGCGCGCGATTACGCTGCAAAAGGTGTTCGCGTTAATGCCATCTGCCCGGGCATTACCGAAACACCGATCTTAAATACCGTTAATGGCGAACAGATGTCATACCTGGAGGCTATCATTCCAATGCAAAGAGTTGGACAGCCGATAGAAATTGCCAAGCCTGCATTATTCTTGGTCTCTGATGATGCATCATATATCACTGGTTCGACTTTAGTTGTTGACGGCGGTATCACATTAGTCTGACAATCGAATTGACTACTAAAAACCTTCCAAATCTGGGAATTTGCCTGACGAGGAAGGTTTTTTATACAAATTTGAAAAATTTTATTCTTCTTTTTCTTGAATATTCCCAACAATCTGATATGACTGGTCCGTGTATTGCATGATCTCAATTCTATTTCCTTCTGGATCGTGAATCCACATTTGCCAAGTATGCGAATTACCAATACTAGGTCCAGAATCGATGGCAATATCTTTATTGATGAGCTTCTCTTTAGTCTGCTGAATATCGTCAACCAGCAAGCTGAAGTGCGAATAACCAACATATTCATTAAAATGCGTATGTGGTTTCTGTTCATCGAAGGCTGGGAAAAACTCAACAAATTGGCCAGGTGCTAATTCAAAATAAATAATTGCAATGCCTTGTGGATCTTTTTGTGCCCTTTCGTAAAAAGGATGGCCTTTTTGATCTCGATAGACACTGTTTCTAACCAGCATCTTAATATTTCCCTCAAGCTTATCTACGTAAAATTCGCGGATCGTCTCGATGTCCTTTGCGTAAAACGACACATGCATTAACGATGTGAATAACATATTTTTTCCTCACTATTTTCTAATTTTTCAACTTGCATTTGTCAAACTTTGCCAATACACGACACCGGATCACGATCGAATAAAGCAATTATTAATAAATTTTCTAATTGGGATGTTGTAAACTTCATGATCATAAAAGTCGATACCGTGGGTGCCGTTTGGGACAAAATTCAAAATTATTGGGACACCATTCCGCGTCAAAGTATCTGCAAAGCGCTGTGAAAACGCCGGTGGTACAAAACTATCTTTTTCTCCATGCAATAGATAAAAAGGCGGCTGTGTACCATCAATGTCGGATAGAGGATCATAAGATTGCAAAAGTTTGAGAAGCTTGTCCTCGTTATCTTCACCAAAAGATAATTGGTCAGCACTTTGGTCGCCTATCTTCATCAATTGTCCTGTATTGATCTGTACTTGATGAAATTCATAAAGGTTAATTGGTGCATAAAAACTAACCACACCTACAATTCGATAAAAAGCCGATAAATGTCTTTGAATACCAATTTGACTGGCCAATAAGCCGCCGTGAGTCTCTCCCCAAAGCACTATTCTTTGAGTATCTATGTGCCAGTCTAGGCTGTGTTGACTCAAAAAATTAATTGCATCAACGCAATCTTCTAAGTTTTCCGGATAAACCACCTCGTCATTCAAACGGTAATTAAGGCTCACAACCGCATAGCCATCTTGTAATACATTTAAAATTTCACTCAAATGATGTGTCTTATCACTTTTGATAAAACCACCACCATGGATAAAAATTACAATCGGATATTTATCCTTTTTAATTGACGGCAGGTATAAGTCTAATTTATTTCTTTTGGAGTCATTCTTATATGAAATATCAGAAACAAGCCTACCATCACCTTGTAAATCATATTTGCCTTCCGTGAAATTGTACTGTTTAAATATCAACTAAAAATCCCTCCTGCTATGAGATATTAATCTTGATCATCTGCTGTAAATCTGATTCCCGCGTCCTGACGAGCCGTTTCTAGAACTTTCATAACATTCAGAGTGACATTTAAATTTGCAGCAGCTAATGTATCATTTTTTTCGTTAATTATTTTGAAGATCTGAATAAATTCATTTTCCATGGCATCATCATAATGATTCAAATTGATAGTTTGTGTTGGTTGACCAATTTGTGTCAAGCTAACATTCTCAACCTGAGAAGGAATCGACTCTACATCAATGTGTCCCTTAGTTCCTTGGACGGTCATGAACGGTGAACTTTCAGAATCTTTAGCGGCACTGCAAACAGCTTGGAATCCTTTGTAAGTTAAGACAAGAATCCCCGATGTGTCAATACCGTTAAATCCTTTATTTGGATAGTAGTGAACACTTTGTGGTTCGCCAAAGAGGGCAACTACAAAGTAAACATTGTAAACATTGATGTCATAAAGCGATCCGCCGGACAATGTTGGATCAAAGACCGGCAAAACATGCCTTTTTAAATATTCATTGTATCTTCGCGAATATTGCGAATAATTACACATAACCAGTTTAATATCTCCGAGTTGCGGCATCCTTCGCTGAATCTCTTTAAAATTTTCGGTGTAGGTTAATCGATTAGCGCCAAATAATAGGCGTTGATGATCTTCAGCTGTTTTAGCGAGATCTGCGGCCTCTTTGTAAGTTGATGTAAAAGCTTTTTCACTAATAACCTGCTTGTTTGCTAAGAGTGCTTTCTTTGCAAAACCATAATGTGCACTATTGATCACACCTATATACACCACATTGAAGCTGGTATCACTTAGAAAGTCATCAATGTTGTCATAAATAGTATTGATTTTATACTTTTTCTGGATCAAAGCAGCCGATGTTTGATCAACACTTCGAAAATACATCGCGGTGCATTGCACATTTTCTAATCGGGAAAAAATATCTAAAGCTGCTTGCGTGATCAAACCAGAACCAATAATACCAACATTCATTTAAAGCCTCCTCAATACGATGCCGATAGTTATGCGACTCCCAATATGCACTGCAAGGCCAGCAAACGGGGTGATACATGAAAATTTAGTCATATTTTTTCCTCGATTGCTTCAATAATTTTAGGAGCAGATTTAATCATTGCAGTCGAACTAACATTGAATATCTTCAAAGAATTAAATCTTTCCCTTTCTCGAATCGGAATGTCATTGGTTAAAACAACAGCTGCTGCTCCTTTGATATCATCAGGACCAATTCTGTTTTCAATGCCCAAGGCTCCTTGTGTCTCAACTTTGATTGCCACTCCAGCATTTTTAGCGGCTTTTTCGATCGCTTCCGCAGCCATAAAGGTGTGTGCTACACCAGCCGGACAAGATGTTACTGCTAATATTTTCATTTTAAGATGCCTCCAGTGGCTTCAGAAAGTAAAGCCAATAATTCTACAGGATCATTAATTTTAAAAAGTTTTTCTTTAAAATCGTCATAAATTAATTTTCTAGCCAATTGAGACAATATTTTGAGGTGCAAGTTTGCTGAACTATTACTGACAGCAATCTGGAAAACAATACGAACTGGTTCTTGATCTCCCCATGGAATTGGTTTTTGCAATCTTACAAAGGCCAATCCAGCTTCCTTGACAGCCGATGTTTTAGCATGTGGCAAACCAATACCATCTCCGAGATTTGTCGAAAGTTCCGTCTCACGATCTAAGACCGCCTGAATATAAGCTTCTTGATCGTTTAATTTATTGCTGTCCCAAAACAGTTGAGCAACATTCCGAATCACCTCTTCTTTACTGTGATAATTTGCATCAAGTTTAATCAATTTTTCATCAATCAACATATTCGATATTCATTCCTCATCAAAGATTCAAATCGAATTCTTCGCCTTCTTGCGTTACTTTTACATCTTGATCGGTCGTGTCATCTAACTTTGTCCGTTGATGTTTAGTTAAAATAATAAAGAGGGTTCCTACTAAGGTACCAATCAGCACAGCAAGTGCGTATAGCCAAACATTTGTTGTTCCTGGAAAAGTCGGAATACCACCCCAGTTGACCATTGTTCCGGCACCCAACAATATGGTAGAAATAGCTCCTGCAGTCGCACCAACGATACATCCTGCATATACCTTGGCATCGGAAAGAGCCAATGGAATAGAGCCCTCTGTAATACCAAAAGCTCCCAAGAAGAGCGCTGCTCGTCCAACTTCTTTTTCTTCAGTTGTAAATATCTTTGGGCGAACTAATGTCACTAAAGCGCAAACTAAAGGTGGTACAACTGTCGCGGTGACAGTTGTTAACAGCAGCCTTTGTGCAATCATAATTGGTAGACCAGTTTTAGGATCAATGGTTGCTAGCATAGATAAACAAACTGCGCTCAACGCTTTAGAACCAAAAAGACCCAAATCAAAGGAACCGATAATGCCAAAAGCGATGCCTATCAAAATTAGGTTGCTCGTTCCTAATCCGGATACAAAAGTAGTAAGCCAGTGGATAAAAGCTACCACCCACCCAGTCACCGCAAAATTCATAATCATAGCGCCCGATAAGGCTGCAATACACGGAATGACAATGATACTGACTAATGCAGAAAAATTCTTAGGTACTTTGATTTTTTTCAAAAACATAATCACAATGCCGCAGAACAGTCCAGCAAATACGCCACCTAAAAACCCAGCACCGCTATCCTGTGCTAATTGCCCAACAATAAAACCTGGCGCAATAGCTGCCTTATCGGCAATGGAAAAACCAATATATGCAGCAATCACAGGAGCCATTAAGTTCAGTCCTGTCTTTCCCAGTGTGAACAAAAAAGCCGGAAAACTGCCCAAATCCTTATATACAGTCGGCCCACCAAAAGCAACACCAAGACCAGTCATAATACCACCAACTACGACTACGGGAATTAAGTAAGAAACTCCCGCTAAGAGGTGCTTTCTCAAGTGCTGGAAAACATCAATAAAATCATGCATCTTATCATCTCCTGTCCTTTTAAGACAATCGCGCAATCCAATCGTTCGAAGTTCGCAATTGATCACCTTCACAAACTCATTACAGCAGATAATTATCTCAATGTAAACGCTTTCATTTTACTTTGTAAATTTGTTCCGTAAACGCGTATTTTACAGCTCATTATTTGAACATTGTGCCAAACATGACCAAATACGATATTTACTTTTAGATATTTTTAGTTCAAAGTACAAAAAGAAATACCTTGATTTTTGAAGCAAAGGAGTAAACATGAATATTGTCCAAGAACTGGAAAAACATCGCCACTTCAATAACTCAGAAATTACGATTGCAAATTATGTCTTACAGAATAAAGACAAGGTATTGGATATGTCAATCCAAGAACTCGCCAAGGCAACTTACACCTCAACATCAACAATTGTCAGGTTATGTCGAAAAATAGGTTTAAAAGGTTACCAGCAGTTCAAAATCACGTTATCTGCTAATTTACAAGACAAATTTGAAGAAATAGCTAGTGTCAATGCTGATTTTCCTTTTACAAATCAGGATTCTAACTTAGATATTTCAAAAAAAATCTTGGAATTATCTCGCGAATCCATGGAAAGTACCTATCAACTGCTTTCAAACGAGGCTTTGGCAAATACTGTGCAGATGATTCTTCAAGGGAAAAGAGTGGCAATATTTGCATCCGGTGATACCTATATCGATGCACTGGCTTTTCAGAATGACTTAATGAAAATACATCTAAATATGTTAATGTCCACAATACCCTCTGAAGATTTGCAACTTGCTTTAACTTTAGATAAAAACGATTGTGCCATCATTATTTCGTATAGTGGGGAAAATAAAAATTTGGTGCGTTTAATCAAGATACTCAAAAGCAGCGCCTCGAAAATAATCGCAATTAGTGCCAAACGCGACTCGTCTATCGCAAAGCTGAGCGATATTGTTCTACCGATATTTAAAAAAGAAGATCCATCTATCAAATTTTCTACTTTTTCATCACAAGTAGCCATTAAATATGTTCTGAGCGTTTTGTTTTCCTGTATTTTTGCAAGTAATTTTGAAGAAAATAGCCGACAAAGAATTAAAACAGAAACAATTCTGTTAGACACTCGGTTTAGATAAAAAAATCTCACTCGGCTTGACTCACTGTTGAACTAGCATTACAACTATTGATGAAAATTAGACTCGTGTCATCAACAGCACGCACTCCACATGCATGGTCTGCGGGAACTGATCAATCGGCTGTACAGGTTTGGCCACTTGATAACCTTGCTGCCTAAGCAAAACGACATCGCGTACCAAAGTGGCCGGGTTGCAGGAAACATAGACAAATTTTTTCGGCTGCATCTGGCCAACGGCCTCGATCAGTTCTGGTGAAAGGCCCTTTCTTGGCGGGTCAACAAAGACCACATCCGGGCGAATACCGGCCTGTGCCCATTTAACAAATTGTTCGGGCGCATCAGCCGCGATGTACTCGGCGTTTTGAATATGATTGGCCTGCATGTTTTTCTTGGCATCAGCGACAGCCGGTGCAACAACTTCCACACCAATGACTTTTTTCACTTGGCTGGAGATATACAAGCCAATTGTGCCGATTCCCGAATAGGCATCAATGGCTAATTCATCACCGGCAAGATCTGCCATCTCAGCAGCTTTCTGATATAAAACGGCTGTCGTCTGCGGATTAACTTGATAAAAAGAATTCACGCCAATCTCAAAATCCAAGCCCAGTAGTGTGTCATGAATCACGGGGCTGCCATAGAGAACACGATTATCCAGACCCAACTGGACATTAGTTTGCTTGGGATTGTAATTTAAAATCAGACTGGTCAAATCCGGTAAAGTTTTTTTAATCGCAGCAACAACCGCTTTTTCCTGCGGCAATTTTTTGCCAGTTGCAACGATCGCCAGCATCATTTGACCCGTGACGTAGCCACGGCGCACCATTAAATAACGCAGCAAGCCTTCCCGTGTGATTTCGTCATAAGCGGAGACACCAAAACGATTCAGCACATCACGTGCAATTCCGACAGCAGCATCAATTTTCGGATCGTTTAAATAATAGTCATTGATTGGCACGAGCTTGTGCGACCCGCGGCGATAAAAACCCGTCGTCAGACGTCCCTGCTGAAACTTAATCGGTACGACCGTCTTATTGCGGTAATGAGTCGGGTTGGCCATGCCAATGGTCGGCAGCACCTCAACCTGATCGAGACCCGCTTTATGAAACAGCTGACGGACTTGTTCTCTTTTAAAAGCCAGCTGTGCCGGATAAGCGAGATTTACAAGCGGTGCGATGCCACTGGCAATCATGTCGGCATGCTCGCTAATCACGCGGTCCGGTGAAGTGGTCAGTCGTTTTAGCACACGAGCAAAGGCATAAGAATTTAAAACACGCGTAATTGCAAAAGAGATTTTCTCGCCTGGCAGGCTGTCGGAAACAAAAATCGGAAAGTCATCAATTTTGACGACCCCGAGCCCTTCGTAGGTCAAATCGATGACATCCCCGACTAATTCTTGATTTTTAACCAAATTAGGACGATTATTTTTACTCACTTACTGCCTTCCTTGTGCTTTTTGACCAATTTTGAGGCCGTTTTAAATTCTTCCTCAGCCCGCTTAACCATCACTTCATTGGCTGTCTGAGCCCGCATACGAGACCCGGGACGCATTTTGGAAGTCTCGGCAACAAATTCAATATGCTGCTGGAGATTTTCAAAAGCCATTGGCGCCACACCACCAAACTCGCCATCTAAATTCACTTTCATCTGGTCATTAGATAAAGGCGCAACGGCTACTTTGCTCGTCTTGATATAAGTGATCAGCTTATCTTTGATATGCGAGCCATTATTCAGCGCCTTGGTAATCAAGTTAAACAGCTGAACAATATTGGACTTTTCAACAATCAGCAAAGAAAATTTGCCATCATCCAGCTTGGCATCGGGGACAATTTTTTCAAAACCGCCGACTGAATTGGTTAGGGCCAACAATACCAGGCTAACTTCACCTTCATAAACGCCATCATCATAGCTGATGCGGACTGGCACTGATTTAATCCGCGTAATCAGCTCGGCACCTTTTGTAATATAAGCCAAATAACCGTACAACGACTTCAGCATGGATGGCACTTCATAAGTCAATTCAGACAAAGTACCCAAGGCGCCGATATTCATAAAGTAGTCCAGGCGTGATTTGCCATCGGTGATTTTGCCGATATCCATTTTGATCGTTTCGTGCTTATTGATTGCTTTGGCTGCTTCGACTAAATCATCGCGCGGAATTTTTAAGGCACGCGCATAATCGTTGGTAGTCCCAGAAGGAATAACGGCCATTAAAGGGCGTTTGTCTAAACCTGAAATGCCATTGACGACTTCATTAACTGTCCCATCTCCACCGGCAGCCACAACTAAATCAAACCCATCTTGAGCTGCTCGTGCTGCTTCATCGCGCGCGGAAAAAGCCTTAGGTGTTGTTTCAAATACAGATGTCTCATAACCAGCCTTCTCGTAAACTTTCATGATTTCGACTAAATCTCTTTGAATGGCTTCACGTCCAGAGGAAGGGTTATAAATTATACGTGCTCGTTTCATATAAAAACAATTATAGAGGATAACGGGACGGCCTTGGACAAAAAAAGACCGCTAGAGAGGCGGTCTTAGAAGTGATATGCAATTTAGCGCTTGCTCAATTCAGCCAGCAGCAGTTCATGAACCACTTTAGGATTGGCATTGCCATGCGTACTTTTCATTACTTGGCCAGTCAAATAACCAATCGCACGATCTTTACCGCCCTTAAAGTCATCAACAGATTGCTGGTTATTATCCAGAATCTGACTAATCATCGGCGTCAATTTTGATGGATCGGATAATTGTACAAGACCATTTTCCGTGACATAAGCCTTGGGGTCTTTACCTTCGGTAATTGCAGTGAAGACTTTTTTGGCTTGCTTCGTCGAAATTGTACCATCATCAATCAGCTTGATCAATTCAGCTAAATTAACTGCCGTCAATTTGGTGTTTTGAAGATCTAATTGCGTCTCGTTCAGATAGGCATTAACATCCCCGATCAAATAGTTGGCAGCCCGCTTTGGATCAGCACCGTTGGCAACTGTCTGATCAAAGAAGTTGGCCATTTCGAGTGTCTGCGTCAGTACAGCAGCATCTTTATCCGAGAGGCCGA
The Oenococcus kitaharae DSM 17330 DNA segment above includes these coding regions:
- a CDS encoding alpha/beta hydrolase; this translates as MIFKQYNFTEGKYDLQGDGRLVSDISYKNDSKRNKLDLYLPSIKKDKYPIVIFIHGGGFIKSDKTHHLSEILNVLQDGYAVVSLNYRLNDEVVYPENLEDCVDAINFLSQHSLDWHIDTQRIVLWGETHGGLLASQIGIQRHLSAFYRIVGVVSFYAPINLYEFHQVQINTGQLMKIGDQSADQLSFGEDNEDKLLKLLQSYDPLSDIDGTQPPFYLLHGEKDSFVPPAFSQRFADTLTRNGVPIILNFVPNGTHGIDFYDHEVYNIPIRKFINNCFIRS
- a CDS encoding Gfo/Idh/MocA family protein — encoded protein: MNVGIIGSGLITQAALDIFSRLENVQCTAMYFRSVDQTSAALIQKKYKINTIYDNIDDFLSDTSFNVVYIGVINSAHYGFAKKALLANKQVISEKAFTSTYKEAADLAKTAEDHQRLLFGANRLTYTENFKEIQRRMPQLGDIKLVMCNYSQYSRRYNEYLKRHVLPVFDPTLSGGSLYDINVYNVYFVVALFGEPQSVHYYPNKGFNGIDTSGILVLTYKGFQAVCSAAKDSESSPFMTVQGTKGHIDVESIPSQVENVSLTQIGQPTQTINLNHYDDAMENEFIQIFKIINEKNDTLAAANLNVTLNVMKVLETARQDAGIRFTADDQD
- a CDS encoding PTS fructose transporter subunit IIB; translation: MKILAVTSCPAGVAHTFMAAEAIEKAAKNAGVAIKVETQGALGIENRIGPDDIKGAAAVVLTNDIPIRERERFNSLKIFNVSSTAMIKSAPKIIEAIEEKI
- a CDS encoding PTS sugar transporter subunit IIA, encoding MLIDEKLIKLDANYHSKEEVIRNVAQLFWDSNKLNDQEAYIQAVLDRETELSTNLGDGIGLPHAKTSAVKEAGLAFVRLQKPIPWGDQEPVRIVFQIAVSNSSANLHLKILSQLARKLIYDDFKEKLFKINDPVELLALLSEATGGILK
- a CDS encoding PTS fructose transporter subunit IIC, whose product is MHDFIDVFQHLRKHLLAGVSYLIPVVVVGGIMTGLGVAFGGPTVYKDLGSFPAFLFTLGKTGLNLMAPVIAAYIGFSIADKAAIAPGFIVGQLAQDSGAGFLGGVFAGLFCGIVIMFLKKIKVPKNFSALVSIIVIPCIAALSGAMIMNFAVTGWVVAFIHWLTTFVSGLGTSNLILIGIAFGIIGSFDLGLFGSKALSAVCLSMLATIDPKTGLPIMIAQRLLLTTVTATVVPPLVCALVTLVRPKIFTTEEKEVGRAALFLGAFGITEGSIPLALSDAKVYAGCIVGATAGAISTILLGAGTMVNWGGIPTFPGTTNVWLYALAVLIGTLVGTLFIILTKHQRTKLDDTTDQDVKVTQEGEEFDLNL
- a CDS encoding MurR/RpiR family transcriptional regulator, with translation MNIVQELEKHRHFNNSEITIANYVLQNKDKVLDMSIQELAKATYTSTSTIVRLCRKIGLKGYQQFKITLSANLQDKFEEIASVNADFPFTNQDSNLDISKKILELSRESMESTYQLLSNEALANTVQMILQGKRVAIFASGDTYIDALAFQNDLMKIHLNMLMSTIPSEDLQLALTLDKNDCAIIISYSGENKNLVRLIKILKSSASKIIAISAKRDSSIAKLSDIVLPIFKKEDPSIKFSTFSSQVAIKYVLSVLFSCIFASNFEENSRQRIKTETILLDTRFR